From a single Papaver somniferum cultivar HN1 unplaced genomic scaffold, ASM357369v1 unplaced-scaffold_19, whole genome shotgun sequence genomic region:
- the LOC113338395 gene encoding uncharacterized protein LOC113338395, with protein MNLSLLALEEVKSLDDHVIFLGETTVLSYSAAELGYTKGCVYFTQSDEKSLYKYEVDDKSLFLSLPCPDVPSPWFSSNWVMIPSTLRIVYSIQKTQYIKCKKDEEDSSRNAKESKIDVKIEEADLIQKLNGCALKEARAWGNVLPNDIICLLGSYLHTLACSQ; from the exons ATGAATTTATCTTTATTGGCTTTAGAAGAGGTTAAAAGTTTGGATGATCATGTAATCTTTCTAGGCGAAACTACAGTATTGTCTTACTCGGCCGCAGAGTTGGGTTACACAAAGGGTTGTGTCTATTTTACACAATCGGATGAAAAGAGCTTGTACAAATATGAAGTAGATGATAAAAGTTTGTTTCTATCTTTACCATGTCCTGATGTTCCATCGCCGTGGTTCTCGTCAAATTGGGTGATGATTCCTTCAACTTTAAG GATCGTTTACTCAATACAAAAAACACAGTATATAAAGTGCAAGAAGGATGAGGAAGATAGCAGTAGGAATGCAAAGGAAAGTAAGATAGATGTCAAGATTGAAGAGGCTGATCTGATACAGAAACTAAATGGATGTGCATTGAAGGAGGCAAGGGCTTGGGGTAATGTTCTTCCTAATGATATCATATGTTTATTAGGGAGCTATCTTCATACATTGGCGTGCAGTCAGTAA
- the LOC113338431 gene encoding F-box/kelch-repeat protein At1g57790-like yields MNIPELLKGATICSSKGGWLLISKGNKCFFFYNPFTRATIQFPDLPDDKCVVYSVMSFSSVPTSSDCSVFAISAFFTEEVLILSIKRGDESWTINMLDNVYVPPNRKDVSFKLSLNNPVFCQGAFYCLDCNGTLGVYDLNGFSWEILVKVPPPNCNFIYKRFLVECGGELLSVYLCNFGEWVRVFRLGMPESVWMEVKHLGKHMLCISTASCISALAPNCRMENKIYFPRLHNGEILYYSLETGTYNSLSSSSPADFYDSQST; encoded by the coding sequence ATGAACATCCCCGAATTGTTGAAAGGTGCTACAATTTGTTCTTCGAAAGGTGGTTGGCTGCTTATCTCCAAAGGTAACAAGTGTTTTTTTTTCTACAATCCTTTCACTAGAGCAACTATCCAATTCCCGGACTTACCAGATGACAAGTGTGTTGTGTATTCAGTCATGTCTTTTTCGTCCGTACCCACTTCTTCTGATTGTTCGGTTTTTGCCATTTCTGCTTTTTTTACTGAAGAGGTTCTAATTCTTTCAATTAAACGAGGAGATGAATCTTGGACGATTAATATGCTTGATAATGTTTATGTGCCTCCTAATAGGAAAGACGTGTCATTCAAGCTGTCTCTTAACAATCCAGTTTTCTGCCAAGGAGCTTTCTATTGCTTAGATTGCAATGGGACTTTAGGAGTATATGATTTGAATGGCTTTAGTTGGGAGATTCTTGTCAAGGTTCCACCTCCCAATTGTAATTTTATATacaagagatttttggtggagtGTGGAGGAGAACTTTTATCTGTGTATTTATGTAATTTCGGGGAATGGGTTCGGGTTTTCAGGTTGGGTATGCCTGAAAGTGTTTGGATGGAAGTTAAGCATCTGGGAAAGCACATGTTGTGTATCAGCACTGCATCATGTATTTCAGCACTTGCTCCAAACTGTCGCATGGAGAACAAAATATACTTTCCTAGATTGCATAACGGAGAGATTTTGTATTATTCGCTTGAAACAGGTACGTATAACTCTCTTTCAAGTAGTTCTCCTGCAGATTTCTATGACTCACAGAGTACTTAA
- the LOC113338432 gene encoding myb family transcription factor PHL7-like gives MAGSKRLSDGSAGNKQRFKWTPELRSRFEEAVNHLGGPDRATPKGILKAMTLPGLNIYHVKSHLQKYRISEFIPESFDRGRTETRKVSEMLPNFGATSYVQKMHLKFKIEAQRRYFERISDENRNLCFHTHEFDVAGKSSNTYPTLLDQEKDSNSIQNMQSSSNEDGKRFSHPPKIGKTHFNNYGGGDKIKVTAKF, from the exons ATGGCAGGTTCAAAGCGTTTATCAGATGGTTCAGCCGGTAATAAACAACGGTTTAAATGGACACCAGAATTACGTAGCCGGTTTGAAGAAGCCGTTAATCATCTCGGCGGTCCAGATA GGGCAACACCCAAAGGTATCTTGAAAGCTATGACTCTCCCTGGACTGAATATCTaccatgttaagagtcacttgcaG AAATACAGAATTTCAGAGTTTATCCCTGAATCTTTTGACA GAGGAAGAACTGAGACGAGAAAAGTTTCAGAAATGCTGCCAAATTTTGGTGCTACGTCGTAC GTTCAAAAAATGCATTTGAAGTTTAAAATTGAAGCACAAAGAAGGTACTTTGAAAGAATTTCAGATGAAAATCGAAACCTTTGCTTCCACACACATGAGTTCGACGTAGCTGGAAAATCATCCAACACATATCCGACTCTTTTGGATCAAGAAAAGGATAGCAATTCCATCCAAAACATGCAATCATCGAGTAACGAAGATGGAAAGAGATTTAGCCATCCACCAAAAATCGGCAAAACTCATTTTAACAACTATGGAGGAGGGGACAAGATAAAAGTTACAGCCAAGTTTTGA